TAACCTGCCTCCTCCAGCGCGCCGCGCAGCGCGGTCGCCGGCGTGACGTCGCTGACACCGACCGCCAGACCGCGCCCCTCGAGGCACTGCTGGACGTCGGCCACGATCCGCCCGATCCGGTCGTCCAGCTGCGCCAGGTGCGCCTCGTCGTCGACGAACAGCGCGACGGCGCCGTCGCCCAGCGGTGCGGTGACCGAGGCCATGCCGGTGGCCGCGGCGACCTCGCGCAGCAGCGTCGTGGACTCGGTCACGTCCCCGACGTCCAGCGCCACCGCGCGCAGCGGCTCGTCGGTGGGCAGCCCGGCGGTCTCCAGGCGGGCGGCGACCTCGGCCGGGGTGGACGCGCCGTCCAGCGAGCGGCGCAGCGCCGCCTCCACCGAGCGCCCGGCGATCCGGCGCGCCTCGTCCACCCGCGCGCGCAGCAGCGCCACCACGGTGCCCAGGTCGGTGGCGATGGCCGCCTGCTCGGCGCCCCAGTCCTCGAACGCACCGGCGATGAGCACGAACCAGCGGGCGGCGCGCGGCGCGGTGTCGGACTCCACCGGCCACAGCACGTGCGCGTCGCCGTCGCCGGAGCGGACGGTGCCCGGTGTCCCGCCGCGGGCGAAGTCGCGCAGCGCGGCGCGGTGGGCGTCCCCGGGCAGCTCCGCGGTCCCGCCGACGACCCACCCGGCCGCGGACAGCACCCAGCAGTCCGCGCCCAGCTCGTCGGCCGCCATGCGCAGCGCCTCGTCCAGGTCCGCGCCCGCGGCCACCGCGGCGACCAGCTCCCGGCGCGGCGCCGCCCGGCGCTGCACGCGCTCGGCGAGCGCGTTGAAGCTGACCCGCACCGGGACCTCGACCACGGGCAGGTCGTGCCGGCGGCAGGCCTCGACCAGGTCCGGCGGGGCGTGCCCGAGCCGCGCCGTCCCGGCGGCCAGCGCGGACACCCCCGCGTCGACCAGCGCGGCGACGAACCGCTCGGAGTCCGCCGGCCCGCTGTGCCACATCAGGCCGCTGAGCACGAGCTCGCCGCCGGTGAGGTAGCGGCGCGGGTCGATCAGGTCGGTGATGTAGACGCCCCGGACCGGGCGGTCCGCCTGGTCGGCGCCGTGCAGCGGCACCAGCCCGAGCTCCGGGTCGGAGAGGAGATCGCCCAGCTGCACCCGTCCACCTCCCGCCCCTGCGCGTCACGGCGACGAGATCCGGGGAAACCTCGTTCGTAGGAACATACAACTCCCGTCCGGCGCCGGGAAGGCATTTCCGTGGTTTCCGCCGCTAGCGGGCCCGAGCTCGCGGCTGTGTACTGACTCACACCTACCGGCCGTGACGAGGAGTACTTCGTGGATTTCCTCCGCCCCGCCACGTGGCGGGAGGCGCTCGAGGCCAAGGCCGCGCATCCCGACGCGACACCCATCGCCGGCGGGACCGACGTGATGGTCGAGATCAACTTCGACCGCCGGCGCCCGGACGTGCTGCTGGACCTCACCCGCGTCCCCGAGCTGACCACCTGGTCGGAGACCGACGGCGTGCTGCGCATCGGCGCCGGGGTGCCCTACGCGCGGCTGATCGACGAGCTCGGCGACCGGCTCCCCGGCCTGGCCATCGCCAGCCGGACGGTCGGCTCGCCGCAGATCCGCAACCGCGGCACGCTCGGCGGCAACCTCGGCTCGGCCTCACCCGCCGGGGACGCCCACCCGCCGCTGCTGGCCTCCGACGCGCGGATCGAGGTCGAGTCGGTGCGCGGCACCCGGACGGTCCCGGTGGCGGAGTTCTTCACCGGGGTCAAGCGGAACGCGCTGGCCGAGGACGAGCTCATCGCCGCGGTGCACGTCGCCCCGGCGAGCGGGCCGCAGCAGTTCTCCAAGGTCGGCACCCGCAACGCGATGGTCATCGCGGTGTGCACGTTCGCCATCGCCCTGCACCCCGAGCAGCAGCGGGTCGGCACCGGGCTCGGCTCGGCCGCCCCGACCCCGCGGCGGGCGCGGGACGCCGAGGAGTTCCTGTCCGCGGAGCTCGACTGGGCCGGGCGCCGCCCGCTGGCGGAGTCCGTGGCGCAGCGCTTCGGCGAGCTCGTCGCGCAGGCCTCCTCACCCATCGACGACGTGCGCGGCACCGCCGACTACCGCCGCCACGCGCTGGCCGTGATGGCCCGCCGGACCCTGTCCTGGGTCTGGGAGGAACACCGATCCGGGAGGCAGGAATGCGCCTGAGGTTCACCGTCAACGGGCAGCCGCACGAGGCCGACGACGTGTGGGAGGGCGAGAGCCTGCTGTACGTGCTGCGCGAGCGGCTCGGGCTGCCCGGGTCGAAGAACGCCTGCGAGCAGGGCGAGTGCGGCTCCTGCACCGTCTACCTCGACGGCGTGCCCGTCTGCGCGTGCCTGGTGGCGGCCGGGCAGGCCGAGGGCCGCGAGGTGCGGACCGTGGAGGGCCTGGCCGACGGCGAGCGGCTGGACCCGGTCCAGGAGGCGTTCGTCGAGGCCGGCGCCGTGCAGTGCGGGTTCTGCACGCCGGGGCTGCTGGTGCAGACCCACGACCTGCTCGCTCGCCGGCCGCGACCGAGCGACGCGGAGATCCGCGAGGCGCTGGCCGGGAACCTGTGCCGCTGCACCGGCTACGAGAAGATCATGGACGCGGTCCGGCTCGCCGCGCAGCGCACGGCCGAGGCCCGGACATGACGGGCGCGACCGTCGTCATCGAGGGCGGCGCGGTGGTGACCGTGGACGACGCGGGCACCGAGTTCGCCGAGGGCCACGTCGTGGTGGCGGGCGACCGCGTCGTCGCGGTCGGCCCCGGCTCCGCCCCGCCGCAGGACGGCCCGGTGCGGCGCGTCGACGCCTCCGGCTGCCTGGTGACTCCGGGGCTGGTCAACACCCACCACCACCTCTACCAGTGGGCGACCCGGGGGTACGCGGCGGACGCGACGCTGTTCGAGTGGCTCACCGAGCTGTACCCGGTGTGGGCTGGGATCGACGAGGAGACCACCCACGCCGCGGCGTCGGCGGGCCTGGCCCGGCTGGCGCTGTCCGGGTGCACCACCGCCGCCGACCACCACTACGTCTTCCCCCGCGGCGGTGGGGACGTGTTCGGCGCGGTGGTCTCGGCCGCGGAGCGGGTCGGGGTGCGGTTGCACGCGGTGCGCGGCTCGATGGACCGCGGCCGCTCGCACGGCGGGCTGCCGCCGGACTCCGTGGTCGAGGACCTCGACGAGGCGCTGGCGGGCACCCAGCGCGCCGTCGACCGGTTCCACGACCCCTCGCCCGGGGCCCGGGTGCGGGTCGCGGTCGGCCCCTGCTCGCCGTTCTCGGTGAGCACCGAGCTGATGCGCGAGGCCGCGGACCTGGCTCGCCGCAACGGGGTCCGGCTGCACACCCACCTGGCCGAGACCGTCGACGAGGAGCAGCGGTGCCGGGCCGAGTTCGGCCGGACGCCCGTGGAGCACGCCGAGGACCTGGGCTGGCTCGGCCCGGACGTGTGGCTGGCGCACACCGTGCACCTGTCCGACGCGGGCGTCGCGCGGCTCGGGGGGACCGGCACCGGGGTGGCGCACTGCCCGAGCTCGAACGGCCGGCTCGGCGCCGGGACCGCCCCGGTCCGCCCGCTGCTGGACGCCGGTTCCCCCGTCGGTCTGGGGGTCGACGGTGTGGCGTCCAACGAGGCGGGCGGGCTCGGCGAGGAGATGCGGCAGGCGCTGCTCACGGCGCGCGCCCGCTCCGGCCCGCGGGCGCTGTCGGTCCGGGACGCGCTGTGGCTGGCCACCCGGGG
This region of Saccharopolyspora hordei genomic DNA includes:
- a CDS encoding PucR family transcriptional regulator ligand-binding domain-containing protein, whose amino-acid sequence is MQLGDLLSDPELGLVPLHGADQADRPVRGVYITDLIDPRRYLTGGELVLSGLMWHSGPADSERFVAALVDAGVSALAAGTARLGHAPPDLVEACRRHDLPVVEVPVRVSFNALAERVQRRAAPRRELVAAVAAGADLDEALRMAADELGADCWVLSAAGWVVGGTAELPGDAHRAALRDFARGGTPGTVRSGDGDAHVLWPVESDTAPRAARWFVLIAGAFEDWGAEQAAIATDLGTVVALLRARVDEARRIAGRSVEAALRRSLDGASTPAEVAARLETAGLPTDEPLRAVALDVGDVTESTTLLREVAAATGMASVTAPLGDGAVALFVDDEAHLAQLDDRIGRIVADVQQCLEGRGLAVGVSDVTPATALRGALEEAGYARRLAQRRRGRAEVVGAAELATHEVLLASTPDELRRSYRERLLADLLAYDEAHHSELVRTLRTFLDCSGSWSRCAEVLHVHVNTLRYRIRRVEEITGRDLSEFATRVDFYLALSLDHGAPAPGSGQR
- a CDS encoding FAD binding domain-containing protein, whose amino-acid sequence is MDFLRPATWREALEAKAAHPDATPIAGGTDVMVEINFDRRRPDVLLDLTRVPELTTWSETDGVLRIGAGVPYARLIDELGDRLPGLAIASRTVGSPQIRNRGTLGGNLGSASPAGDAHPPLLASDARIEVESVRGTRTVPVAEFFTGVKRNALAEDELIAAVHVAPASGPQQFSKVGTRNAMVIAVCTFAIALHPEQQRVGTGLGSAAPTPRRARDAEEFLSAELDWAGRRPLAESVAQRFGELVAQASSPIDDVRGTADYRRHALAVMARRTLSWVWEEHRSGRQECA
- a CDS encoding (2Fe-2S)-binding protein, which gives rise to MRLRFTVNGQPHEADDVWEGESLLYVLRERLGLPGSKNACEQGECGSCTVYLDGVPVCACLVAAGQAEGREVRTVEGLADGERLDPVQEAFVEAGAVQCGFCTPGLLVQTHDLLARRPRPSDAEIREALAGNLCRCTGYEKIMDAVRLAAQRTAEART
- a CDS encoding 8-oxoguanine deaminase; this encodes MTGATVVIEGGAVVTVDDAGTEFAEGHVVVAGDRVVAVGPGSAPPQDGPVRRVDASGCLVTPGLVNTHHHLYQWATRGYAADATLFEWLTELYPVWAGIDEETTHAAASAGLARLALSGCTTAADHHYVFPRGGGDVFGAVVSAAERVGVRLHAVRGSMDRGRSHGGLPPDSVVEDLDEALAGTQRAVDRFHDPSPGARVRVAVGPCSPFSVSTELMREAADLARRNGVRLHTHLAETVDEEQRCRAEFGRTPVEHAEDLGWLGPDVWLAHTVHLSDAGVARLGGTGTGVAHCPSSNGRLGAGTAPVRPLLDAGSPVGLGVDGVASNEAGGLGEEMRQALLTARARSGPRALSVRDALWLATRGGARCLGRDDELGSLEPGKLADVAVWRLDGLDHAGIADPVAALVLGRLPTLARLLCGGAVVVEDGRLVSVPDLTGDLARASARLREVP